The stretch of DNA GCTAATGACATTCCAACGATTAGTGCGATCAAAATTCTTGGCAGACGGAACGATTGAACCACAAGCTGTTCCATCTCTGTTCCACCACCAAAGAATACTTTTACAACATTCAGTGGACTTATTTTCATTTCTCCTATACCCGTACTCAAAACGAATACAATTCCAGTCACGGCCAGCATCACAAAAAAAACGGATGCAGCCCTTTTATCGATAAGAAAAGAAGCTTTTCCTTTTAGAATTCGAATATTTTTATACTTACTCATTTCGCATTGAACCCCTTTCTTGCAATATAAATAAAGAATGGAGTTCCAATAATAGCAGTCATCACTCCTACCGGGACCTCCTGAGGCATAATAATGTACCGCGCCAAAATATCAGCGGCAAGCAAAAGAATACCACCAAGAATACCGGAAAAAGGAATCACCCAACGATGATCAATTCCAACAATCTTTCTCGTAATATGAGGGATGACGATCCCTATAAAACCAATTGGCCCGGCAACCGCAACAGAACCGCCTGCTAGAAGGATAATACAAATACCAGCAGCGATTTTTAAAATAGCCGTATTCAGTCCTAATCCCTTTGCTACATCTTCTCCCATTGATAAAACATTCATTTTTGTAGCAATAATTAATGATCCAATCCAGCCGACCATTAAATAGGGAAGAACATTCGTTAAAATTTCTAATTTCCTGCCTTGGACAGATCCTGCAAGCCAAAATAAAACTTGTTCTAATGCTGCCTCATTTAACACTAAAAATCCTTGTGTAAATGAAGCAAACATAGCAGAAATAGCTGCACCTGCTAACGTCAATTTCATTGGAGTTAGTCCTTCTCTGCCAACAGAACCAATTATGTATACACTGACTCCCGCAACTGTAGCCCCTAAAAAAGCAATCCAAGTAAAGGCTTGAAGATTTGCGATTGAAAAAACACTAACAGCAACGACAACAGCAAAGCTTGCTCCCGCATTTACGCCAAATAACCCGGGTGAAGCAAGCGGATTTTTCGTTAAAGTTTGCATCAGTGCACCTGCAATGGCTAAGCTGCTTCCAACTGCTGCAGCAATTAAAGACCGTGGCAATCTCACTGTTTCAATAACAAGATGCTCCGTTGAACCATCATTATGTCGAAACGTATCAAAAAACATCTTCCAAGTCGTATCTGTGTACCCATATACAATACTCGCACACATTAAAAAAAGTAATAAAATGATAATGACAAATAGACCTAATACTCTTTGACTATTATTTTTTAGTAGCATGGCATAAAACCTTTCAAACAGAATAGTATAATGATCTTTTTAATTCTATTGAAACTTATTTACCTTGAACTGTCAATGATCATGATAATCATTTTCATTTAGTTGTTGACAATGTGTGAAAACCATTTTATGATTAGTTTGTAATTGAAAATGATTATCATTAACAGCTTATGGAGGAAAATAATGAAGAATTTAAAAAAGCTTTTACCTGTCCTATTTATGATGATGATCTTCGCTTTAACTGCTTGCAGCAATAGCGAAGAAGAAAAAACATCAAAAAGCGA from Cytobacillus dafuensis encodes:
- a CDS encoding FecCD family ABC transporter permease, with protein sequence MLLKNNSQRVLGLFVIIILLLFLMCASIVYGYTDTTWKMFFDTFRHNDGSTEHLVIETVRLPRSLIAAAVGSSLAIAGALMQTLTKNPLASPGLFGVNAGASFAVVVAVSVFSIANLQAFTWIAFLGATVAGVSVYIIGSVGREGLTPMKLTLAGAAISAMFASFTQGFLVLNEAALEQVLFWLAGSVQGRKLEILTNVLPYLMVGWIGSLIIATKMNVLSMGEDVAKGLGLNTAILKIAAGICIILLAGGSVAVAGPIGFIGIVIPHITRKIVGIDHRWVIPFSGILGGILLLAADILARYIIMPQEVPVGVMTAIIGTPFFIYIARKGFNAK